DNA sequence from the Ochotona princeps isolate mOchPri1 chromosome 5, mOchPri1.hap1, whole genome shotgun sequence genome:
TAGCTCTTGGGATAGTGATTTCCTATTAAATAGACACTTAATTCTGAAAACATTGAGCCTTTATACTTTCATAAACTAAAGTTCCCCAAAACAGAGCTTTCCAGTCAGGTGTACCTTGCCAAATATGTGGCCTCCAAGTGACAATGGCTTTTTACCTTTCGCTGAATCCTCAGGCAGAGGCCGGGGTCTGGAGCCAAGATTAAAGGCTGGGTGAGTCATGCGCCATGGTCtggcaattctgctgttcttggGTCTGTGGAATCAAATCTCAAactgatttttccttttcatttttttcccttctttttttggCAAGGGAGAAAATAGCTTTGGTATTCTTTTTTaagagggttaaaaaaaaaagggaaaaaaggaatgtcacttttttttccccaaaattgcATATAGCATTTCAAAGAGTGACCTCTTCTCAGATACAGTACGACCTAGGGTGGCCATGGGAATATGTCACCTTTGAAGCACAAAAGCTTTAGATTTCCAGGGCTTTCCACTTCGTCGTCCTCTTGGAGGATGGTAATTCTAGGACTAAAAGAGTATTAAATAACCTACCATGTATCCTGAAAGTAATTAATATTTCTGTCCATGTAGATTGTCATGTGATCTGTCACTCTGGCAAAAAGTGAATGAGGAGACCAACTCCTGTTGTACTGAGTTGTTCAAAGCCTTGCTTTTGTCACAGTGGGTCGATTAAGTCATTTTTAGAATTTGGACTTCTCAGGGGCAAAGGTTTTTCCTTTTATACTAGATATACTCTATTGCCATACTGTTCAGTTATATAACAGCTTAAGTGCATGTACAAAGTCATGTTTTCAGGTTTGAAACACAGGGTCAGTTCCTTCATTTTTAGAATTATAGCTGTGCATGAAGGTATTAAATTTCGATACAGCAATAAACATTGCCATAGGTATTTTGGGGGTGAAACAAACAGGTAGCATTCTCTTAGCTGAGTTTGTTGCTAACTTTGCCTTTGATCCTTTCATCCCCAAGACAGTTTGTCCATAAtccatccctctctctttaaGTGTGCTCTGAAGTTATATTTTCCAGATTCTTTTGGAAGTTTGACCAGAAATCATGTACCCCTCCCTGGTTTGACCCTTTCTGCTTGCAATGTCTCACCTCAGCTCATCGGACAGCACCAGATTAGGTGGCTTTCTGCCATGCATTCCACACACATCCACCTGGCCATCCTCCAGAGGTTCACCCGTAAGCAGCTGTCCTCACAGGGAAAGATGAATTTGGCTTATCTGTAATCATTTTGAGGTGTTGGCCTCAATGTCACAATTAGGTCAAAGCAGCAGTCATATTTAATGTGTGACATGATGGCATCTTGAAAAATACTTAACTTATCAGGTCATCTTATGTATCTAAGAATAGAGACCATGAAAGTGGGGGGATGAGTTCTGGAATCTCTGCACACTGTACTTCTAGGTAGGAGATAGAGATGCTAACTTTTATGATCCAAACACATTATGTGCCATACTAAAATGGATTAGTAGTATGTTTGGTTGTTTTCTCAAATTCTTTTAAACTTTTAGCATGTTGAAGTCTATGTTGGCTCACTTGACTATTTGATGTTTTTGATGTGATGGATGTTTGTACTTTCATTGGAGGAAATCTTTGGGAATTCTAAGCATAAATATAAATCAGAATATGAACAGTGTTACATTGCAAAGACGGGGCAAATTACTCTTAGTGGGAAAACAAGGGGCAGCTTATGGGAGAGATAGtagttaagttttttaaaaaagtcttctcTTACATACAATTTAGTATGATTTGGACTTTGCAAGAGGGAAAAAAGACCTCCCAGTTGATGAGAAATTGGATAAACAAATAAACTCCATACAGCACATGCTGGGAGAGGGGCTAACCATTAGTGGCTACAGCAAAAACCACATAACAGGGAAAGTAGAGGATAGGCTGGAAGGCCAGGTTGGGTCCTATCTTGGAGGGCCTGAAAGCAATTTATGCAAGAAGTGTGGAGCTGGCTATAGATAGGAATCCATGGCTCCTTTGTAAGTCAGCCACCACCTGGTGAGGGATGGCAAAGCCTCTGGGTTCTGGATTGCACTGTCTTTGTTCAATTCTCAATTTCCCCTTTTCAATTCCATGACCTTAACAAAAGTATATTCTACTTCTATCTtctctttgttcttttgtgaaatgagCAAATTGCGCAGTTTTATACTTTTAATGTATAAAGCTGTTTATGAATTAGTTGTTGGTCAATGGTAAATGTGCTTTAAGAGAAGTATTTTCTTTGTAAGTGATAATTTGTCAGACCTCAGAAATTGAGTAATCAGAAACTTTagttttttatttcaatattcaaTCTAGTAATATCATTTATGAAAATGTGACAAAATGCATGAAATCCAAAAAATCATTTGAGTTTGGACATATGTAAAATCGGAACTAAAGGCTATTATTAGCTTTTTTTAGGAGTTACTTATTACAGTAACTCTCTCTATAGATATAtaataagttatatatatatagagagaaccATGATAGAACCATGATAGACAGTGTAACACAATCAAAAGGACTCTGACGCTGATtggacataatttttaaaaatatgtatttatttttattgcaaagtcagatatacagagaggaggagagacagagagcaaaatcctccatccaatgattcactcctcaagtgactgcaatggccagtgctatacctatctgaagccaggagataggaacttccaccaggtctcccacacaggtgcagggtcccaaggcattgacccgtgctcaactgctttcccaggccacaagtaaggagctggatggaagtggaactgctgggattagaaccggcgcccacatgggatactgacacattcaagaaaaggactttagccactaggccatcgcactgggccctcaaatgttttttttaatgtatttattttttgttggaaagactgatctgatttacaaagagaatgagctataaagatccactggttcacttcccaaatggctgcaatagctggagctacgccaatctgaagctaggagtctggagctttttccagcactctcatgtgggttcagggtcccaaggctttgggctatcctcatctgctttcccaggctacaggcaggaagctggctgggaagtggagctgctgggactagaacgacacctttatgggatcctggcacttaccatgtaagaatttagccattaagccattgtgtGGGGCCCTGGATgtcaattttaaaactaaaaagcaTGACAAGTATTATTTGCTTTAAAGAATGTACATGTCATTTTGTTACTTAATGCCCAATTTGATTGTGATGATTTTAATCTTTCACTTGAGTTTCAATGCATATAAAATTTCTAGTGAAGTAGAATGGCACAATGTTGACCAAGAACTCATCTGGATGTCAAAAACATATCAAGAAACGAATCAGACAAGATCCAGGCTGGCATCATAGTGCAGTACTTAGTCATTGGCATTCCacatgagtgttggttcaagtcatGACTGCTCTTGTTCTACCCAGCTTGCTGCAaatacaccttggaaagcaaaacaccatggtccaagtgcttgtatTCCCTGCTACCAATGTGGAACACTCAGATGGGATCACTGTAGCTGTTTAgtgggtgaatcagcagaagggagattctctctcttactctgccttatcaaataaacattttataaaaaagaCAATATGATTCTTTTTATAGATCTACAAGTGTTCTTTGATCAGCGATGGCAAGGATAGACAACAAACAAATGGAGAAATAAGACCTAGGGTAAAAATTGTTGGAAAGGAGAGGGATTGTTGCTGTAGCAGGAAATACCTTGGATGTCACAGAAGGCTTCTCTGCGGAGATACTAACTTAGGCAAGAGCTGAATTGCTGAAAGAGCCAGACACACGGAGTATCAAGGCACGGTCTCTGTAGGAAGGGGAAATGAGAAGTGCAAGGGCACAGGGAGAGATTATACCTCAATATGTTTCAGAAATCCAAAGAAACCAGCCTAGTAAGGGCATTGAGAGGTAAGGGGACAGTAGTCAGgatgaaaaaaagaatatatgtgtTACTTCACAGCATGGTGCTTAGTGCGACTCCAAACCTCATTCATAATTTCTCCTAGGCTTTCTTGAAACATCCTAGCCTGGTATAGCATATCTCTCATAACATGCAGCATAAAACcacattcattctctttttttccacctGGCAGTACtcggaaaaaaaatggaaaactccTGGTTTTCAAGGTTGCCAAGCCTGAAAAATGGTCCTTTTAGGATTCAAATCAGGTCTTTCCCTTGCAGAATCAGAGCAGCTTGTCACTTCCCTTCCTATGTAATCctggcagagtaacagagaaataCTGACCTGTTATCAGAGACCAACAGAAGCATCCTAACTGGGGATAGATGTCCTAAACAGATGGCAATGGAAGAGGTGCTCTGGTTATGGCTGACAGGCTCCAGCATTAGCGAAGTGGAAGGGAACATTTGCGGGCAGAGAAGAGTAGAGTGAttacatatttttcttcctttgcacAGGGCTCGAACACTGTTCTTTGCTTTCAAAATATCACGATTATATGACTTTCTAGCAaattcactatttttttaaatctatggaCTGAATGCAACATGGCATTAggtagcatgtcatttaaaacAAACTCTGCAATGTGGCAAGTAAGCTGGTATTTACTTGCGGGAGCTTTATTAACCATTCCTGCACTTTGCCCCTCCATTAAGTTAACTGCCAGGCAGAGGCCATTAAAATCCAGCCTTCTTTCTTCAATTACAGCCACACATTAACTCGAGGTATTCTGAGCCTTTGTAAtagagccattttcagaaaggACTGGACACGTTCCTTTGGGtcttgtccctcctctctgttccCCTCCTAGGGTCCACTCCACTGCTTGGAACTTTTAAGTTCTGAACACGCCTGTCTCCGAGCGTGTTGGGATCTCTGTTTATGATACATCCCCAAACCCAGGCTTCCGTTTGAATGAGAGCCTCGTGACAGAGGCACATTGCACTTCTCTCCTTTCAGAGAAGCATTTGCTGTTGCTGGGGGCTTCTGACTGATGATGCAGCAGCGAGCCGCGGCGGCTAGGGACAAGGGGCGAGGAAGGGGAGTTGCCTGGTACCAAGGGAGCAGATTTAGAGGCGCTTCTCATTGGAGGGGCAGGCATTTCCTGAGCTGCCAGACACTGCGGGCTCAACTGAGGCGCGGAGGTGCAATTGGGGCTGGTGGAAcggtggggggaggcaggggcaggcGGGGCTAGCGCGGTTCTGCAGCTGATCACACGCACCAGCACACATACCACATTCCCGCCTCCCCTGCTTCGCCTTGCATCCTCCACCCGCGGCCTCCTAGGCGCGCACAAGGAGTGGGGGACCGAGGACAAGGGTGACAGAGGTTTCCACAGCGAAGCGCAGGAAGAGCTGGAGCGGCGCCCGCGCTTCACCTAAAGTCTCACCTGGATCCCAAGGCTCGGAACCTGATCGAGCAAACCCACTGTTGCCAGGAAGGAAGGCATCACGCCAAGACACCTCAGCGTCCCGCTCCGGAGACAGTTTGTGCTTGGTGGCACGCCAGGGTCTACTGACGAGGACAGCGTGGTGCCCTCGAGGAGGTGCggagcttgggggtggggggttgcgGGGAGAGCTGCATTGGCGTCCATCGTGGTACACCAGGAAAAGTCGGAAGGAGGAAAACAGCACCTAGCAGAGTGCAAGGCCAGGCAGCCTTTGACGCCCGCTGCCCTCTTCACCTGGGTGAGTGCCCCCCTCTCCGTGCACTGCCGCGACTTGCCCGAGCGCGGGGGTGGCTTGGGGGCCTTGGAGGGTCGGCCCGAGAGCCCCCGGTGGTGGCGCCCGTGGAAAGTCGGCGGCCTTCGCATCCCAGCTGGACACGTCGCTGGAGTCCGGAGCGGGGGACTCTGAGCCAGGAGAGCGTGGGTAGGGGGCGTTGCACCAGTGTCCGGGCGACATGCCTTTGGGCGGGATTTTGGCGAAAGGATAGGAGGCGGGAGCCCCAGGGGGGAGTCAGGAGGTTGTCccggggagaggaagggagatagTGGAGTGGCGGAGAAGTGGGGGGTGGGTCTGACCCCCGGCAGGTAAAGCGCAGTCTTGGCAGCCTGGCGAGTTGGCAGGTGGGGTGGGACTCACTTGTCAACTCATTAATTTTAAGTAGTCAGTTTGCAGGGTAGTCAGGAGGGCGGCGGAAAGGCAGGAGGTGGCCCGGGATGCCAGCAGTGGGGAAAGCGAAGAGGAGCCTCGCAAAGCTTGGAGGCAAAATTACGCTTGGGTTCCTAAACCGTGCACCCTCCGTCCGGCCCTGAGTGCGGACgagcacttttttttccttcctgtgagcCTCTGCGTGGGAAAAGCGAGCCTCGGTCCCAGGGGAAAAGGAGAGCGGCGTCGGCGGGGGCAGAGACCTGGGCTACCTGCCGGCTgcgccccccgcccccacctcccTATTGGTGCTGGCTCGCCGCGCACGGCTCCTGCGCCTTCGCTTCGTGTGTGAATCTGGCTCTCCCCTCCGTATTATGTCTGCAATCCGAAGGAAATTTGGGGACGACTACCAGGTAGTGACCACCTCGTCCAGCGGCTCGGGCTTGCAGCCCCAGGGGCCGGGCCAGGGCCCGCAGCAGCAACTTGTGCCCAAAAAGAAGCGGCAGCGGTTCGTGGACAAAAACGGCCGGTGCAATGTCCAGCACGGTAACCTGGGCAGCGAGACAAGCCGCTACCTCTCGGACCTCTTCACCACCCTGGTGGACCTTAAGTGGCGCTGGAACCTTTTCATCTTCATCCTTACCTACACCGTGGCCTGGCTCTTCATGGCCTCCATGTGGTGGGTGATCGCTTACACCCGGGGCGACCTGAACAAAGCCCACGTCGGCAACTACACGCCCTGTGTAGCCAACGTCTAcaacttcccctctgctttcctcttCTTCATCGAGACCGAGGCCACCATCGGCTATGGCTACCGGTACATCACCGACAAGTGCCCCGAGGGCatcatcctcttcctcttccagTCAATCCTGGGCTCCATCGTGGACGCCTTTCTCATTGGCTGCATGTTCATCAAGATGTCCCAACCCAAGAAGCGCGCCGAGACCCTCATGTTCAGCGAACACGCGGTGATCTCCATGAGGGACGGGAAACTCACGCTCATGTTCCGGGTGGGCAATTTGCGCAACAGCCACATGGTCTCGGCGCAGATCCGCTGCAAGCTGCTCAAAGTAAGtgctccccgcccctgccccgaCCTGCcgccccctccctcactgcagCGGAGGAGGCGAAGACGCCCCAGAACCTCTCAGGGAAAGTAAACTTACCTGGCAGGGAAAGTTAACTTTCATTCCCTGGCTGGTTGGTGGGTGTGGAGGAAGCAGGGATTCCAACCGCACCGGGATTTGGCCTGAAGAGCTCAGTTACCACCTTCCCCCTCCCACAAAGTCTAGTTCTAAGCTATCATTTCAGAGGTGCTGCTATCGCTTTTGGGGCTAGTAACACCTAGGGAGGGGTGTTGGCTCCTGGAGTCTTGGCGGAAATTAGTAAATCAGTGCCCTGCTCTCCTTTCTGCCCTGGCTCTTTTGCTGTGTTGACTTGCTGTCCGCACAGTACTGCTGTAAACGTGAGGAGTTAGACCTGAACTGCTTCTATGTGGAAAAAAGCTAGGTGTTGCACTTACCCCAGCTTTCTCCCTGACCCTTGCCTTTCCTGTGTACGTTCATTCTTTTCGCACCCTAATAATATGAGCTGGTGGATAATTCCTCTAGACTCAGTGATTTTAATTCTGTCTGTGGTCATCTTTTTCAAAAGCATACAGCAGAAAAATGTCACCtggttcttttaaattttatttttaccaaaCATTTTCCTAGAGATGTATTCAGTGAAAGCTTGAGTGCTTTTCCTGCAGTGCCTcttgttaattttttcttaattgctTGTTTTTATGAAGCCTTTGTCAATTGCACATTTTACTTGAAGCTTTTCAGCATCTATTAAAGATTACTTCCTACCATCCATGGTGTAGATGCTAAAACAAACTGCATATGGAATGATTATTACGAGGTCTGTCTAGTCGTTAGAGGGCACCACGGCAAACCAGAGAAATCCTCCTTAATCATTAATCCAGTTAAGAGTCTGGCAATGAGGCATCACAGCCTAATTGTGTAACCTTGTCATTTGCAacatctatctattatctatctatcttgtACGTAgaatatacacacatacgtattCTTTTTATGACTGTCTTAGCTTTTGAATGATTTTAAGTTAAAATAGCTGACTTCAAATAAGTCGTTCACAAATTGAAAAGCTTTACATGAGATTGCCTGGAGAAACATAGCTTGAAACCTTgttattaaaaacatgaaaatatggtaactatttgagattttgtttttgagaattcGGTTTCTAAACAGGTATGCGTTGTTACACACAGACTCAATTTACCTTCTAGTTGGAAGTGATATACTGCACTTTTGAAAAATTTTGCTCTTGTGTCATTATCATTTGTCTCTTACAAGATCTTACGTTAATTATTCTTGACAAAGTTTTTCAGGAAAAGTGTTTCCATCAAAGCAGTTTCCTTGTCCTTTCACTCCACATGAATTGCATGTTGATTATGTATATATAGTAAAAGTTAGGAAAAATTAGGATAACAATGAATACATTATGTGAGTAGATTCCAATCTTTTATAATCAACTTTGACGAAGGGCATGCAATtaagcttaacctgctgtgttgaATACTGCTTGAAACAAGCAGGCTGTTGAATTGGCTGAGGGGTGTGCTTGTAGACATGTTTATTGCATGCCTCTTTCTGTAAGTAAGGTCAAGTTATGTCATCTCTATAGATTCCGTCTACTGAGTGTATGggaatattttatttgatattgCAGTCATGCTGTCTGTCAAGGTGGTCATACTCTGACACCCTTAATTGACAAGTTGTTTACCACCTGGATTGGTCTAGTGAAAACTGGAAATTAGATTTTAAGGGTTATTTATAAtcattttccagtttttttcaATCATGTGTCTGCTTATTTATTCTTTCTATCAAGGAAACCTAAGATTTTTTTGAACTACATTTAATcttattttaataaaacagaTAGAATTAACTGCAAATGAGTTTAAACATCTATTTCTTTCTACCCACATCTACCATCTGATGTGTTTGCCCATCTACCTCTTTTAAGATATGGAAATCAAGCCTCTACAGTGTGATAATGAATTTATTACATTGGAGAATGTACCACATATAGCATAAGAAGTTTCCTGcttaaaaaaatggtttataGTTTAGACAGTTTTGGAGCAAGGAGCTGTATTAACACAAGGTGATAAAACAACACTTAAATAACTATTCCCATAAAGTTCTTTAAATGTTGATTTGTTAAGATGTAAGTACCAGAAATAAAAATGGCTGATGCATAGCATCAATTGATATTTAAGCAAACTTATGGTCACAATCCCTTCTGGTCCTTGTGAAAGTAGGGGCTGATCAGTGGCCTTTCTTcagccagatatatatatatatatatatatatatatatctgtatctttGGTAATTGAAATTGTTCTAGTAGTTCATATCATTTCCTTTGACTTCATTAAAGAAGAGCCATGTTTTATTGTGGAGCTAATAGCATGAGCTAATAGCATTTGGCAAAATTAGAAGGGAGATTTACCTTTAACAAGTTGATCTCA
Encoded proteins:
- the KCNJ3 gene encoding G protein-activated inward rectifier potassium channel 1 isoform X2 produces the protein MSAIRRKFGDDYQVVTTSSSGSGLQPQGPGQGPQQQLVPKKKRQRFVDKNGRCNVQHGNLGSETSRYLSDLFTTLVDLKWRWNLFIFILTYTVAWLFMASMWWVIAYTRGDLNKAHVGNYTPCVANVYNFPSAFLFFIETEATIGYGYRYITDKCPEGIILFLFQSILGSIVDAFLIGCMFIKMSQPKKRAETLMFSEHAVISMRDGKLTLMFRVGNLRNSHMVSAQIRCKLLKE